Proteins encoded within one genomic window of Vespula vulgaris chromosome 16, iyVesVulg1.1, whole genome shotgun sequence:
- the LOC127069844 gene encoding protein hairy — protein sequence MVTGVGATMPTGGVTVGATPPTQHVPQEAGQPPAQTATTTTTTRRSGENRRSNKPIMEKRRRARINNCLNDLKTLILDAMKKDPARHSKLEKADILEMTVKHLETLQRQQVALAAATDPNVLNKFRAGFTECAGEVGRFPGLDASVKRRLMAHLASCLGPVETSNNPGQTTTTTSTTTTANQQPVQPAPPTTQLQVHILPQVDTTPRIQVQQSNGIFFTNANGTGLQLVPTRLPNGDIALVLPAGAKATPVTSPSSSPAPSSPLPTLIPIPQRTASTASASSSSSSSVGSTSTSAASPVAFEAPPAAFREQQPPTNVYVTGNSHRDVATSPANGYTSDPEFDPRVYSPPLQKPLALVMRKSVMPELEDKPWRPW from the exons ATGGTGACCGGAGTGGGTGCTACGATGCCGACCGGCGGCGTCACCGTGGGCGCCACGCCGCCCACGCAACACGTACCTCAGGAAGCCGGACAACCACCCGCGCAAACTGCCACGACTACGACCACTACGAGAAGATCCGGAGAAAATCGACGG AGCAATAAACCGATTATGGAGAAAAGACGCCGTGCCCGCATCAATAACTGTCTAAACGACCTGAAGACCCTTATTCTCGATGCCATGAAAAAAGAC cCAGCAAGACATTCGAAACTAGAAAAGGCGGACATCCTTGAGATGACGGTGAAACATCTGGAAACGTTACAACGTCAACAGGTAGCCTTAGCCGCAGCGACGGATCCAAACGTTTTGAACAAATTCCGTGCAGGCTTTACGGAGTGTGCCGGCGAAGTTGGCAGGTTTCCCGGATTGGACGCATCGGTAAAGAGACGTCTAATGGCCCACTTGGCGTCATGCCTAGGGCCAGTGGAAACAAGTAACAATCCTGGtcaaacgacgacgacgacgagtacAACGACGACGGCTAATCAACAGCCAGTTCAACCTGCACCACCGACTACTCAATTGCAAGTGCATATTCTGCCGCAAGTAGATACAACGCCGAGAATTCAGGTGCAACAATCTAATGGGATTTTCTTTACCAATGCGAACGGCACGGGTTTGCAATTGGTTCCAACGAGACTACCGAACGGTGATATCGCGTTGGTTTTACCCGCCGGTGCTAAGGCAACACCAGTGACGTCACCATCATCCTCGCCAGCACCTAGTTCGCCTTTACCTACTCTCATACCGATTCCACAAAGAACGGCCAGCACCGCATCAgcttcctcgtcgtcctcttcCTCCGTCGGCTCGACCTCAACCTCGGCAGCAAGCCCAGTCGCTTTCGAAGCACCTCCAGCAGCTTTCCGCGAACAACAACCACCTACCAACGTCTACGTAACCGGCAATAGTCACCGGGATGTCGCTACCTCTCCCGCTAATGGTTACACCAGCGATCCAGAGTTCGATCCTCGTGTCTATAGTCCGCCTCTTCAAAAACCACTTGCTCTCGTGATGAGAAAAAGCGTCATGCCCGAGCTCGAAGACAAACCATGGAGGCCGTGGTAA